From one Lolium rigidum isolate FL_2022 chromosome 4, APGP_CSIRO_Lrig_0.1, whole genome shotgun sequence genomic stretch:
- the LOC124708218 gene encoding uncharacterized protein LOC124708218 produces the protein MHLAIRPAGKTKAAAVHARSTSLPHEHSHPVMAYLDESIRTLKSWSAGAAGQASGIALVHAVLEALGDLLELPQAVAALHEAAACDQILDMFLVLADAYGTFQSALITLKQSVAELQAGTRRGDGVMIAESLRAHRRTEKELSHLVATMRHATRCTLAASKPMFTTDDEVIGIVAEVAAATAQASEAIFMECAAMSPAIAQTSNKWLARLSIKPAAKKAAPETAMATLERLEKLEDCIDGLETGSEKVFRRLLQSRVSLLNIHSLLTL, from the coding sequence ATGCATCTAGCAATCAGACCAGCGGGGAAGACAAAGGCGGCGGCGGTGCACGCCCGGTCAACCAGCCTGCCGCACGAGCACTCCCATCCGGTCATGGCCTACCTCGACGAGAGCATCCGAACGCTGAAATCATGGTCGGCCGGAGCTGCCGGTCAGGCCTCCGGCATCGCCCTCGTCCATGCCGTCCTTGAAGCGCTCGGCGACCTCCTGGAGCTGCCGCAGGCTGTGGCAGCCCTCCACGAGGCGGCCGCCTGTGACCAAATCCTCGACATGTTCCTTGTGCTTGCTGATGCCTACGGCACATTCCAGTCGGCGCTGATCACGCTCAAGCAGAGCgtggcggagctgcaggccggtACTAGGCGCGGTGACGGCGTGATGATCGCTGAATCGCTCCGTGCGCACAGGCGGACAGAGAAGGAGCTGTCCCACCTCGTCGCCACAATGCGACACGCCACCAGATGCACTCTTGCTGCATCAAAGCCCATGTTTACCACGGACGATGAGGTGATCGGCATCGTGGCAGAGGTGGCTGCAGCCACTGCGCAAGCATCGGAGGCCATCTTCATGGAATGTGCAGCAATGTCACCCGCAATAGCCCAGACTTCAAACAAGTGGCTGGCCAGGCTGAGCATCAAGCCCGCCGCCAAGAAGGCAGCACCCGAGACAGCGATGGCCACACTAGAGAGGTTGGAGAAGCTAGAGGATTGCATCGATGGGCTGGAGACCGGGAGCGAGAAGGTTTTCAGGAGACTACTGCAGTCTAGAGTTTCACTTCTGAACATCCACTCCCTTCTGACTCTGTAG